The DNA window CCAACTTGTAGGGCTTCCGCCGATAGCGAGAAAGGTTCCGCACAGAAAGCAACGGCCTGGAAAACCGCTTTAAGGCTTTGAGCCATAGggtccttccctcttctcttaAATAAACTCCTGCTTTGTTATATGAGGATTTGCAATGTAAATTCAACtcgctgcagaaaaaaaagggagcgAGGAGCGCAACTTCAGattggaaaacagatttaaaacagTCGTGACTTTAGAACAAGATGTTCAGggttcccccctcctcccccggTTACTTTTATCAGCAAACGCTGCCGAAAGTTTCCCGGCGGAGCTTTTGTCTCCGCCGTCCCTCCGTCTCCCTTTGTCCCGAGCGACACTCCTCGTGGGGAGCAGATGAATGAGAACTTGCAGAAGTTTGCTGATGAAGAGATGTTAGCTTTGGCTGAAACCAGCCTGTGCCACCCTTGTGTCCGCGGCCCTGCCCGGGGTGGTCAGAGTTAGTGCTCACTGCTCTTTACACTGGTCACCTGTCTCCTTTCTCTTACTCCTGTTTTAAACGGCCTGTTTTCCTTTGGAGACGGGATTTGGGCTGGTTTAAGCATGCCTGAAAATTTACCAGAAAATGAGTGCAAGCCTGCACCCTCTGCCACAAACTTTTGCTGCAGCAAACCGATACTTTCCTACTCTAAATTGCTGTTCTTGTGGAGCGGTCTAAAATTAAAACGGCCAAGTACCAGGGAAGCCCCAGGCTTCAACTTCGGGACCTCCGAAAAGAACGGGCTCTGCTTTTCTTACTGAGGCCTAATCGGTTGCCTTCACATATTGAAATGACATTAGATCGTTAGGAGAGTTTTAATGGGATAAACACGAAAACGGAACGGTCCCGTTCGCCCCTCAAACTTCCCGCCGGGAGCAGCCGGTTCCCTCCCGGAGAGCAGCCGCTGTGTGCGAGCACAGGAccccgtcccccccccgccTGCCTTTCTCTCCCTGTCTTATCCCCTTGTGGTGTGGTTGTTTTGCAGAACATGCCCCCCATGAGCCCCGAGAAGCCTGCTTTGTGTGCTGGTTGTGGAGGGAAGATCTCAGACAGATATTACCTGCTGGCTGTTGACAAACAATGGCACCTCAGGTGTCTTAAGTGCTGTGAATGTAAACTGGCTTTGGAGTCAGAACTCACCTGCTTTGCCAAGGACGGCAGTATTTACTGCAAGGAGGATTACTACAGGTACAGCAATCAGTCCCCGTAGGTTCAAAAGCACGTTCCTCACACCGCATTGCGAGCCGAAACGCTCTTTGCCCCGCACGGGCTTTCAGAGGCAGCTTTTCGCAGTCAGCGATTCCTTAATCCTATAAACGCGGCCCCTCCGAGAAGCCTCGCGCGCCTGAGGACgggggggcgggcggggggcgcgggggcgaGGGAGCAGCCTCGGCTCCCCCCCGGGCCCCGGCGCGGGGCTCCCCTGCCCGCAGCTCCCGCCTCTCCCCCGGGGACCGATCCTGCCCCCGCCGCCCcgtccccttcccaccccccagAGCCGCGGTCCCCCCCGCGGCCCGAGGCGGGCGGCACTGGGGCAAGTTCTGCCTTTACCTTTCCAGCTGATGCCCGCTTTTCCGTTTCCTTCAGAAGGTTCTCCGTGCAGAGATGTGCCCGCTGCCACCTTGGGATCTCGGCCTCCGAAATGGTCATGAGAGCCAGGGAGTCGGTCTATCACCTGAGCTGCTTCACCTGCACCACCTGCAACAAGACTCTGACCACGGGCGATCACTTCGGCATGAAGGACAACCTGGTTTACTGCAGGGCCCACTTCGAGTCCCTTTTGCAAGGAGAATACCCCCCGCAGCTCAGCTACACCGAGCTGGCGGCCAAGAGCGGAGGGCTGGCCCTGCCTTACTTCAACGGCACCGGCACCGTCCAGAAGGGGAGGCCGAGGAAAAGGAAGAGCCCTGCCCTGGGAGTGGACATCGTCAGCTACAACTCAGGTGGGAAACACACGCCGAAGCTCCCTCCCGCTCCTCCGAAAAGAGCGTTTCGGGCTCCCCCCCGGCCAGGCAGCGCGTGGGTAACAGCCGGGCCGAGTCCCGCTTCACCACTGGAAAATCAAACAAACGGCGCTCGGAGGGCCGGGCGCTCGCAGGAGAGCTGACAGCAGCCCGTCTCAGAGCCTGTCCTGGCCTATTAATGTCAAACACCCAAATTTAGCCACTTCCCagggtaaagaaaagaaaaaaggaaagaaaaaaaaaatcccaaccccaaacccacaacaTTCTTTTCCTATAAGAACCTCAGGGACAGTGTTATCgctatttgtttttttattagcaAAAGGCACTTCACCACTTAGGCCAGAAATCAGAAGTAACCAAACGGCTAGGAAcgaaaaaatacaataaaattcaTAGTATATAGCTCCTACAATGCCGGTGCAGTATGCACATAACTTGATATAGATATTCAGTTTATATAAATCCATTCTTCAGGCTAAATAATCCCGTTTTACCGGCACATAAACGATCAAACCGTACAAGAGGCCAACGAATAAATGTTGTCGCCCGTAACTAAGCCCGAACAAAAGTAATCAAGGAGAACAGTTTCTCCTCTTTGAACGGCAGGGAAGGAACAAGGGTTGCCCTGTATTAAatttcttccccagctccagtcGATTAAGCACCCGAAGTGCCCAGCCGCTCAGCGTTAGGGGCCAGAGGTGAAGGAGTTTCAGGTATGACCAAGTTTAAGCTGCCTTTCATGAGATGGAAGGCCAAAGCAGCAAGGGTAAACCCGAATTAACGAGCTCCCgattctgaaaattattttagcgAAACTTTGAGGTCCCCACGGACGGTAACGATGAACGAAGGGCGTGGGGAGCCAGAGCCGCGCACGGTGCATCCCGCGAAGTGGGGAGCCGGGAGaggggccagggcctctccttCCAACATACACTCCGGTTTGGGCTCGGAGCTCTCTCCCCTCCACCCAAGTtcgagccgccgccgccgggatCCGCGAGGaagcgccccccgccccgcgcccccggCCCTCCCCCGGCTCCTCCTCTGGGGCCGCTCGCGGAGCCGCTTCAGCTGGGAACCGGGGGGCTGCGCGAGGCTGTTTCATCTCCTCTGATGCGTAGACCTTGGAGCCAGGGTAATCACTGCGCTAATTGTTCCCTGTTAATTGAAGATGACATTGGAATCCTTGGCTGCGGAGCGGCTTCCAATCAATCCTGAAAGCTGCTAAAGAAAAGGGAACCTGCAGCGCGGCCCAGGCCCGCTCGGGCCCGGCCGGAGCGCGGCTTTTCCCGTGCGCTCCGCGCTGCCGATCCGgatcccccagagccctcagcGGAAACGTTTAGAGGGGAAAATTGCCGCTAGAATTAGGGCCAGAACTTAGGGAAGGATGAAGAGCTGTAGATACGGTAAAACACCCTTAAACTTCAGGTCAGGATGTTGTTTGCAAAGGCCGCCAGAGTTTTCCTGTGCCAGTCCCCAAGCTCCCCTTCCTCACAACAACGGGGCACGCGAGGTGAGCCCGGCCTGCTCGTGGGAGCAAACAGCACCGGCCACCGAGGAAAGAGCTCGCTGAGATCTCTGAGAATCCTCCGGgcaacagaaagggaaaacaaacaaacaaacaaacaaacaaaacccccaagccgctctctacagctacctgaaaggaggttgtggagaggagggtgatggccttttctcccaagtgacaggggacaggacgagaggcaatggcctcaagctccgccaggggagatttaggctgaacattaggaaaaaatttttcacagaaagggtcgttgggcactggaacaggctgcccagggagagggttgagtcaccttccctagaggtgtttaagggatgggtggacgaggcgctgagggacatggtttagtgttggataggaatggttggactcgatgatccggtgggtcttttccaatctagtgattctgtgattctatgtgatGCTTTGGACTCGGTCTGGATGGCTGAGAAATTTGATCTGTTAGGGCCGTGATTTTTTAACAAAGCATTATCCAGCCATGCCCACGCGGTCTCGAGAAAACACACTTCGCAGCCGAGCTGAGCATCCCCTGCAAACGACTCCAGCCCGCTGACCCCCTGCGCTCCAGAGCCAGGGGAGGAACACCAACCTCTGACAGTTGCGAAACGAGATGCAGTAGGTGAAATCGCTACtcgaaaaaaccaaaaaatctcTAAATAATTACCAGCCCCTTTCCCAAACGCTTTTTCCGTTCCCCGTCCGGTAATTCAGTATCGTCTCTCGCACGTAACCATTTACAAAGGGCAAGCGGTCCgcagaaaatgaaatgttggACACACGAGGGAGAAGCGGGGCACGGGTAGGATCCCGTCCCGCCCCGCAGCCCTCGGGAGGGCTCCTTCTCCCGGCCACTCGCTGCTCTCCGTCCTGCCCCGTTGCGGAGGGTGCCCGGGGGGCTCGCTTCTCCCCTCCCGGCTCGGCTCGGGGTCCCGAGGGGCAGCGGCGCAGCCCTGACCCGCTCCTCGCCCCTCCGCGCTGGAGCTCAGCGAGCCGCCAGCCCCTAAAAGGACGCCACAAGTTTGCTGCTGTCGCTCGGTGCCCGGTTCGAACCGCGAACTGAACGGCCCCAGCAAACCGAGGCGTGTCTGCCCCGGCACGGAACGAACCGCACTTTGCAAAACGAAACGGTGCAGTAACGGATTAACCCAAAACTTCCTCGAGCTGAGCACAAAAATACAGGTATTCACATCTGGCTCAGGGCTGTGTGCACGTTTTGTTTCGGGGGAGCTGAGCACGGGGCCAGAATGGAAAATCGGATTCTGCTGCCCAATCTGCAACAGCTTTTCTATTCTGCACGTTGTTTAGtagtttaatttctgtttctcgGCTCCTCGGTTGTAAAGTGGAAACACAACAATAAATAACTCAAAATGTTATGAGGTAAAAGACGTTCCTAGTTGCAAGCCGTCTGGACTTAAtgtgaaaaatggaagaaactaTTCAAAAGTACTTAAAACATTCGAGGCTTTTTCTATATTACCTCTTATATCATAAAATTAATATGTATTTTGAGGGAAGCTGTGTTGACTTACAGCACACAGGATATAGAAATGAGATGGTGAAGAAGATTTCcctaggaaaatattttacacagCTGTTGCTTGAAGAGCTGTGTACTTTATTTCACtttatacatatgtgtgtgtgtgaaaaacTATGAAGACTTCATCTGAAGAATTCTTGGCAATAAAAAGTCTTCTAGCTCTTTccaaagcaaaattaaacaaCCACCCAATCCTACTGCATAGGAATGAGCAACAATACCTTGCCTGATTTTTTGCCTCCCCCCTTAGTTCTCCAGGTGATAGTGTAAAACTCGAATCTATGATGTGGCCAACATAACTTTGTGTCACTCACGTAACATTGATAGTGAGCTAATAAATGGATAAATTAGGATTGTCTGAGGATGCTTGatgcccttttcccattttctcttgaaaataaaagccaaaataaagtagatgcagacaaaaaaagtagttcacaaaaccaaaagcagtAAGCAGGACAGAGGAGCTCGAGGAAGTTTTTGGTGCTGCTGTAAACCTGAGTGACCCAAGGAAAACAATACAAACAGCTTGCAACTGTCTGAAGTCAAACCTGAGGACTAAATTCTGGTACTCTGATTTATGTGAGCGTGTAAGTTATGGCCCATGTAGTTTGACTGAAGGTGGTGTGATTGCTTGTGAAAACAAGTAGTAAATATAATCCAAATCTGGTCTGAAGTTGTTTTCAAGGCAACTTTCAACTCCTAGTGTTTTCAGAAGTGTCAGTGTACTTTGTTTGAAAGTGCACATACACTTCGTACCAAGACTAGAAGAAATTCTAGCTATAATTAAATATTCACCTGATTTTCTGTCAGAGTTGTCTTACCAGCATCTGTTCATGTAGACTTGTCTTATaattcaaaagagaaaatatcttcaagaagctttttattttctcctggtTTCAAGTTGCTTTGCCTCTGTTTTTAGCACTGTCAACATCAGACTTTGTGTCGTGTGCTTTCgctgtttttccttccctctctttatttttttttagaaataggGACCAACTAGGCCTAGTAAATAACTACTAATGAAACCTCGTCTAGTTTATGGATGTTCTAAACCATTTTTAATTAGCTATTCTTTAATTAATATTCCCTGGTATGATGACTCCATTAATTATCTGCTGGCTGACTGAGCTGTCTTTATAAAATGGGATCCTGTAAGTTGGTAACCCATGTGGTTTTTaagctagaaagaaaaatatagatgtttttcttactttttttccaatacTGTCATTCCTTTTCCCAATATGAAGTAGTGATGCCACAGGCCCTGAGTAGCTGCAACTCGCGCGTACAATTCACACCCATAAAAGTGTAGTCTGGAACAAGCCCATCTGCCATAGACACTTTGAAAATCCTGCATCAGGGAAAGTAGGGAAACTGTCTTAAAGTTTTAATCCACTAGTTGGTTGCTTATAGAAACATCCTAAATCAGTACCAACTAACACCTACTGCTGATCGGGTTTGAATTTGAGGGACTGAATGAAGTGTTGATGCAACTGCTTTCTAGACATGTTTAACAGATGAAGGTCTTTGAGCAGCTCACATGAATTCCCAGGTTGattccaaaagcatttttttgtcagtaaaaaACCTCCAGATTTTATGCCTTCTCGATGAACTGTCCAAACAAACTTTCCTGCTGTACATTTCCTTTCCTGAGGTGCTTGTGATTTGGGGGAAAAGCTCAGGAACGTTCAAAGAGCTGGTTTgacctttcttcttctctcaaGATAAGAGTGTTTCATTGAGTGAGATTTCAAAATCTGAATGAGATTTCAAATGACTCTCTGAATGCCCAAAGCAAAACCATCACCACAGGGAAAAAACTTGGTTGAAAATAAATGCCAAAGGACAGAGAACTTTCTAAGTCTGCCCTTAGTACATACAGGGCCGGGGGACATCACATGTTTTAAGAATAGGAAAAGGTCATCTTCTGGATCTTTTTTGTCTCATTTAATTACCACATGTGTATTTATCCCTGCACCATCTTAgcacttccttcctttttttcttgtttctttgcttCCAAACAGTATGTGACTCAAGACTTTTGACTTGATTCATTTGTCCTACATGCTGCATGGCCACTAACtccttgtttcattttgtttgttgaACAGGTTGTAACGAGAATGAGGCAGATCACCTGGACAGAGACCAGCAGCCTTATCCCCCATCCCAGAAAACAAAACGCATGCGCACCtccttcaaacaccaccagcttCGTACCATGAAGTCCTACTTTGCTATCAACCACAACCCAGATGCCAAGGACCTCAAGCAGCTTGCCCAGAAAACGGGCCTGACCAAGAGAGTTCTGCAGGTAAGAAGGAAATTCACATTCTTGACAGACTTTTCCCCTACTCCTGCCAGTCAATAGCGTTTCCCTCATGTGTAACAGTAGCGATATACGTAGAGATACTTTTGCTAGATATGTCCCTAGTGGGTGCACTGTGGGGTACCGTATTATACAGCAGGAGTGTTGAAGGTTTGCCCTACCACCCCAAGGCAGTCAAATACTAAAATGCTATTTGTAATTGATTGCATACTCAACACGAGGAAACTGTCTCCAGAGTCTACCAACTCTGTGGTGTAGTCTCTCTGTGGTGATGTTATCAAGTGTACAGGTAGCAAATCTATTCATCCTATACACACTGGGTGAAGCCTTTGGGCTCCCCTGAAGTACTTAATGTTGCCCCTCAGTGAGCAGATCCCCTGATACGTAGGAAGCAAGCTTTGAACAATACGATCCTCCAGGACCAGCTGGCTCGCTGCTTCAATGCCTGTTAGACAACAATTACTATTAAGGGCCTATAGAATAAAAAGTCACTTCCCTGTGAAGGACAACCTAgtaaattacataaaaaaatccCTATTTGGTGTGTGCTAGTTCAGTGAAGTTAAAGTGAGGTGTGTGTTATATGCAGAGTACCAAACAAGGGCAGCAGTCAAGGTAGTAGGAGAATCTATTAGGAGCAAGTCCTTGTCCGTGTTACATGTCGcctaaaacatttttagtaaACCTTACAGAACAGAAAGACTAGGGCTACCCATATCATCCATCCTTATGATAGGGATGGTGTAATTGCCGCTCCTTCCTCTTCAGTCTTATAAAATGATTGAGGCACACTTTCAGCCTTGGCAAAAATCTGCTTGGTCACCCTTCCCCTCAATCTTTACCAAGTCTCTTGTCCTCACACCTACCCAATCCAAGAGTACAGTACATGGCCATCAAGAAAGTTGCTTTCCTTGGGTGAGTGaggaagcagatttttttcttaaggctGCTCTGTGAGGTCTGCACACTGGGTTGCAGCGTTCCAGTGAGCACCCATAGCAGTGGGCTTTGTATGCAGGGTCCCGCCTATGAAAGAGTTAGTACCACCACTAGCAAGTGAAGCTGTAGAGTAACTTACCTGATTTGCCACGCAAAACCAGACACCAAATAAATGATTTAAAAGCAAGAACAAAGACGAaaataagcaaagcaaaacaaaacaagcatcGGTAAAGAAATCAATTGGGATTGGTTTGCAGGTTTGGTTTCAAAACGCAAGAGCCAAATTCAGAAGGAACCTTTTGCGGCAGGAGAATGGGGGTGTCGATAAAGCTGATGGCACCTCACTACCGGCACCGCCCTCAGCAGACAGCGGCGCACTCACTCCACCCGGCACTGCGACCACTTTAACAGACCTGACCAATCCCACTATCACTGTAGTGACATCAGTGACCTCTAACTTGGACAGCCACGAATCCGGGAGCCCCTCACAAACTACCTTAACGAACCTTTTCtaacatttcagttttgtgtttggttttttttttaattcctactcttcttctttattattattattataattattatttttattattttcaagcctttttttaaaaaaaataacaaacccaaaaaatatttgggaaaatAAACAGCTTGATGTGTAGCATCTGCAGCCACTTGGCAAATGAGTTTGAAGTAATATGTTGCTATAATAAACGAACATTTATTGTTGATAAATTGCGCTCAAATTTTTAGAAGTAATTATTCAGTTTTCAAATAACTGAAGAGAAGTTTATAAATAATTCTAATAAGTGCCTCTTAAAATTGTATGTTACTTATTTCCAGAACCTTGA is part of the Phaenicophaeus curvirostris isolate KB17595 chromosome 8, BPBGC_Pcur_1.0, whole genome shotgun sequence genome and encodes:
- the LHX9 gene encoding LIM/homeobox protein Lhx9 isoform X3 codes for the protein MEIVGCRAEENTCPFRPPAMLFHGISGGHIQGIMEEMERRSKTESRLTKGGQMNGRETNMPPMSPEKPALCAGCGGKISDRYYLLAVDKQWHLRCLKCCECKLALESELTCFAKDGSIYCKEDYYRFSVQRCARCHLGISASEMVMRARESVYHLSCFTCTTCNKTLTTGDHFGMKDNLVYCRAHFESLLQGEYPPQLSYTELAAKSGGLALPYFNGTGTVQKGRPRKRKSPALGVDIVSYNSGCNENEADHLDRDQQPYPPSQKTKRMRTSFKHHQLRTMKSYFAINHNPDAKDLKQLAQKTGLTKRVLQVWFQNARAKFRRNLLRQENGGVDKADGTSLPAPPSADSGALTPPGTATTLTDLTNPTITVVTSVTSNLDSHESGSPSQTTLTNLF
- the LHX9 gene encoding LIM/homeobox protein Lhx9 isoform X2, whose protein sequence is MEIVGCRAEENTCPFRPPAMLFHGISGGHIQGIMEEMERRSKTESRLTKGGQMNGRETNMPPMSPEKPALCAGCGGKISDRYYLLAVDKQWHLRCLKCCECKLALESELTCFAKDGSIYCKEDYYRRFSVQRCARCHLGISASEMVMRARESVYHLSCFTCTTCNKTLTTGDHFGMKDNLVYCRAHFESLLQGEYPPQLSYTELAAKSGGLALPYFNGTGTVQKGRPRKRKSPALGVDIVSYNSGCNENEADHLDRDQQPYPPSQKTKRMRTSFKHHQLRTMKSYFAINHNPDAKDLKQLAQKTGLTKRVLQVWFQNARAKFRRNLLRQENGGVDKADGTSLPAPPSADSGALTPPGTATTLTDLTNPTITVVTSVTSNLDSHESGSPSQTTLTNLF
- the LHX9 gene encoding LIM/homeobox protein Lhx9 isoform X4, which gives rise to MLFHGISGGHIQGIMEEMERRSKTESRLTKGGQMNGRETNMPPMSPEKPALCAGCGGKISDRYYLLAVDKQWHLRCLKCCECKLALESELTCFAKDGSIYCKEDYYRRFSVQRCARCHLGISASEMVMRARESVYHLSCFTCTTCNKTLTTGDHFGMKDNLVYCRAHFESLLQGEYPPQLSYTELAAKSGGLALPYFNGTGTVQKGRPRKRKSPALGVDIVSYNSGCNENEADHLDRDQQPYPPSQKTKRMRTSFKHHQLRTMKSYFAINHNPDAKDLKQLAQKTGLTKRVLQVWFQNARAKFRRNLLRQENGGVDKADGTSLPAPPSADSGALTPPGTATTLTDLTNPTITVVTSVTSNLDSHESGSPSQTTLTNLF
- the LHX9 gene encoding LIM/homeobox protein Lhx9 isoform X1 — protein: MEEVTRGAPEDVSGMLWRGSGGWGPSFTSRARVWCGASPGEQGARSCRQEDPSVGIEVSGNRRQLFQGKAGKSGVKTMLFHGISGGHIQGIMEEMERRSKTESRLTKGGQMNGRETNMPPMSPEKPALCAGCGGKISDRYYLLAVDKQWHLRCLKCCECKLALESELTCFAKDGSIYCKEDYYRRFSVQRCARCHLGISASEMVMRARESVYHLSCFTCTTCNKTLTTGDHFGMKDNLVYCRAHFESLLQGEYPPQLSYTELAAKSGGLALPYFNGTGTVQKGRPRKRKSPALGVDIVSYNSGCNENEADHLDRDQQPYPPSQKTKRMRTSFKHHQLRTMKSYFAINHNPDAKDLKQLAQKTGLTKRVLQVWFQNARAKFRRNLLRQENGGVDKADGTSLPAPPSADSGALTPPGTATTLTDLTNPTITVVTSVTSNLDSHESGSPSQTTLTNLF
- the LHX9 gene encoding LIM/homeobox protein Lhx9 isoform X6, giving the protein MEIVGCRAEENTCPFRPPAMLFHGISGGHIQGIMEEMERRSKTESRLTKGGQMNGRETNMPPMSPEKPALCAGCGGKISDRYYLLAVDKQWHLRCLKCCECKLALESELTCFAKDGSIYCKEDYYRFSVQRCARCHLGISASEMVMRARESVYHLSCFTCTTCNKTLTTGDHFGMKDNLVYCRAHFESLLQGEYPPQLSYTELAAKSGGLALPYFNGTGTVQKGRPRKRKSPALGVDIVSYNSGCNENEADHLDRDQQPYPPSQKTKRMRTSFKHHQLRTMKSYFAINHNPDAKDLKQLAQKTGLTKRVLQGEQIMGHYSQTSRRLKIP
- the LHX9 gene encoding LIM/homeobox protein Lhx9 isoform X5, with amino-acid sequence MEIVGCRAEENTCPFRPPAMLFHGISGGHIQGIMEEMERRSKTESRLTKGGQMNGRETNMPPMSPEKPALCAGCGGKISDRYYLLAVDKQWHLRCLKCCECKLALESELTCFAKDGSIYCKEDYYRRFSVQRCARCHLGISASEMVMRARESVYHLSCFTCTTCNKTLTTGDHFGMKDNLVYCRAHFESLLQGEYPPQLSYTELAAKSGGLALPYFNGTGTVQKGRPRKRKSPALGVDIVSYNSGCNENEADHLDRDQQPYPPSQKTKRMRTSFKHHQLRTMKSYFAINHNPDAKDLKQLAQKTGLTKRVLQGEQIMGHYSQTSRRLKIP